One genomic window of Fibrobacter sp. includes the following:
- a CDS encoding thioredoxin family protein, with the protein MKRHFAFLLCALLLVAGGATRANAAPKAAPAEDIKIVKVNDANFESEVLHSKKPVILDITSTSCPPCLIMIPTLIGIAKNYPDIKIATVGIDEPGIDKIKATLPIRAFPTFFMVRDGKIINQLVGAVKEEELLSALQYTPSKKPAAKQKKVKNAKRNMVCKTPGQFNGLKNLVTISFVFGDYEIENVDIVTDVFVPPELSDKREQLMDHVRASGKGEVEPTMTGFRIHIDNNCRFMKAMDMKRTSTYGEMRAGLELQGFTCQ; encoded by the coding sequence ATGAAAAGACATTTCGCTTTTTTGCTTTGCGCCCTGCTCCTTGTGGCAGGCGGTGCGACCCGCGCAAACGCGGCCCCAAAGGCGGCCCCGGCCGAAGACATCAAGATTGTCAAGGTGAACGACGCTAACTTCGAGAGTGAGGTTCTGCATTCCAAGAAGCCGGTCATTCTGGATATCACTTCTACGAGCTGCCCGCCGTGCCTCATCATGATCCCGACGCTCATTGGCATCGCGAAGAACTATCCCGACATCAAGATTGCGACGGTGGGTATCGACGAACCGGGCATCGACAAGATTAAGGCTACGCTCCCGATTCGAGCGTTCCCGACGTTCTTCATGGTGCGCGACGGCAAGATTATAAACCAGCTGGTGGGCGCTGTCAAGGAAGAGGAACTGCTCTCTGCTCTGCAGTACACGCCTTCCAAGAAGCCCGCTGCCAAGCAGAAGAAGGTCAAGAACGCGAAACGCAACATGGTGTGCAAAACTCCGGGGCAGTTCAACGGACTCAAGAACCTGGTGACCATTTCGTTCGTGTTCGGCGACTACGAAATTGAGAATGTGGATATTGTGACGGACGTCTTTGTTCCGCCCGAACTGAGCGACAAGCGCGAGCAGCTGATGGATCACGTGCGGGCCAGCGGGAAGGGCGAGGTGGAGCCTACCATGACGGGCTTCCGCATCCATATCGACAACAACTGCCGTTTTATGAAGGCGATGGACATGAAGCGCACGTCCACCTACGGCGAAATGCGCGCGGGCCTCGAACTGCAGGGCTTTACCTGCCAGTAA
- a CDS encoding phosphoribosylformylglycinamidine cyclo-ligase: MNYADAGVSLARADEAMVGVKKSVRTTFNQGVLGDVGNFGGLFTLNHLGMKDPVLVSSVDGVGTKLKVDIEMGTHELPGQDIVNHCCDDILVQGARPLFFLDYVATGRLEPGVMDKLVAGMAKACRENDLVLIGGETAEMPGFYGPGDYDISGTIVGVVERENIIDGKKIKPGTIILGLPSTGLHTNGYSLARKVLFDVAGYKVDTLVDGMDKTIGEALAMPHRSYYPSLIDLCNKKIIQGLAHITGSGYQGNIPRILPDNVDVIIDRTTWDPPMIFKLIQQAGSVEKDEMYNTFNMGMGMLIFIDPKDKAEVTAHLEAKGEKWVQVGEVVAGSKQVKFRD; the protein is encoded by the coding sequence ATGAATTACGCAGACGCAGGAGTTTCCCTGGCCAGAGCTGACGAAGCCATGGTCGGTGTGAAGAAATCCGTACGTACTACATTCAACCAAGGCGTTTTGGGCGACGTGGGCAACTTCGGCGGCCTGTTTACGCTGAACCACCTGGGCATGAAGGACCCCGTCCTCGTGAGTTCCGTGGACGGCGTGGGCACCAAGCTCAAGGTCGACATCGAGATGGGCACTCACGAACTGCCGGGTCAGGACATCGTGAACCACTGCTGCGACGATATCCTTGTGCAGGGTGCGCGTCCGCTGTTCTTCTTGGACTATGTGGCTACGGGCCGTCTGGAACCGGGCGTGATGGACAAGCTGGTGGCCGGCATGGCCAAGGCCTGCCGCGAAAACGACCTTGTTTTGATTGGCGGTGAAACTGCAGAAATGCCGGGCTTCTACGGTCCGGGCGACTACGACATCTCCGGTACCATCGTGGGTGTGGTGGAACGTGAAAACATTATCGACGGCAAGAAGATCAAGCCGGGTACCATTATTCTCGGTCTGCCTTCTACCGGATTACATACAAACGGCTATTCCCTGGCCCGCAAGGTGCTGTTCGACGTGGCCGGCTACAAGGTGGACACTCTCGTCGACGGAATGGACAAGACCATCGGCGAAGCTCTCGCCATGCCGCACAGGAGCTACTACCCGAGCCTCATCGACCTTTGCAACAAGAAGATTATCCAGGGCCTCGCCCACATTACCGGTTCGGGCTACCAGGGCAATATTCCCCGTATCCTCCCGGACAACGTGGACGTGATTATCGACCGCACTACTTGGGACCCGCCGATGATTTTCAAACTCATTCAGCAGGCCGGCTCCGTGGAAAAAGACGAGATGTACAATACCTTCAACATGGGTATGGGCATGCTCATCTTCATCGACCCCAAGGACAAGGCCGAAGTTACCGCCCACCTGGAAGCCAAGGGCGAGAAGTGGGTACAGGTCGGCGAAGTGGTGGCCGGCTCCAAGCAGGTGAAGTTCAGGGATTAA
- a CDS encoding DUF2971 domain-containing protein, with translation MLYYRYRPFSELSLKELMYDELFFASAEECNDPHECWDFLAFPADYDKWRRLLELAWKNVDEKVKAPLYDVVCSYLVEKSPITVCEILSGDFFLPLLERDNFKRPFSYRLLIGLVDFLNIYLGGKRYFVSFSKAPDSYLMWSHYANKHNGFCLIFKSIDDSLYQAKDGMRTSIEIKDANSNKVHITENIGPKFKFRDIIYGESTSSIDPFCYFPEYVNKCCIENDEERIDFFNKLERHHLEKGACWEYEQESRLLLPSPNSCSWLTGCQYEYTKHQRLFHYDSSQLVGVIFGSKLQKNDKKRIKEIIDEKIALRLDFGSYNKRFFNFAYFQSKLSTKERKLELEPIEINSLSRCVKKGDGLFSQEYERWQSGWGIEFDGPGSAKRITVE, from the coding sequence GTGCTTTATTACAGATACAGACCTTTTAGCGAATTATCCCTAAAAGAATTAATGTACGATGAGTTGTTCTTTGCCTCAGCAGAAGAGTGCAACGATCCTCACGAATGTTGGGATTTTTTAGCGTTTCCTGCTGATTATGATAAATGGCGTCGTTTATTGGAATTGGCGTGGAAAAATGTTGATGAAAAGGTAAAAGCGCCTCTTTATGATGTTGTATGCAGTTATTTAGTTGAAAAATCGCCTATTACTGTATGCGAAATTTTATCAGGGGATTTTTTTCTTCCTTTGTTGGAAAGGGATAACTTTAAAAGACCATTTAGTTATAGACTTTTGATTGGTTTGGTTGATTTCCTAAATATATATTTAGGAGGAAAAAGATATTTTGTTTCTTTTTCAAAGGCTCCTGACAGTTATTTAATGTGGTCGCATTATGCAAATAAGCATAATGGTTTTTGCCTAATATTCAAATCAATAGATGATAGTTTGTATCAGGCAAAGGACGGGATGAGAACATCAATTGAAATAAAGGATGCTAATAGTAATAAAGTCCATATAACAGAAAACATTGGACCAAAATTTAAATTTCGTGATATTATTTATGGAGAAAGTACTTCCTCCATTGACCCATTTTGCTATTTTCCTGAATATGTAAATAAATGCTGCATAGAGAATGATGAGGAACGAATAGATTTTTTCAATAAATTGGAAAGACATCATTTGGAAAAAGGGGCGTGCTGGGAATACGAACAAGAAAGCCGCTTACTTCTCCCTTCTCCAAATTCGTGTTCTTGGCTTACGGGATGTCAGTATGAATATACAAAACATCAGCGCTTATTTCATTACGATTCATCTCAATTAGTGGGAGTTATATTTGGATCAAAATTGCAAAAGAACGATAAGAAAAGAATCAAAGAAATTATTGACGAAAAAATAGCCCTTCGGTTGGATTTTGGCTCTTACAATAAGCGATTCTTCAATTTTGCATATTTTCAATCTAAATTATCAACTAAAGAGCGAAAATTAGAATTAGAGCCAATAGAAATAAATTCTTTGTCTAGATGCGTGAAAAAAGGAGATGGTTTATTTAGCCAAGAATACGAACGGTGGCAGAGCGGTTGGGGAATAGAATTTGATGGTCCAGGTTCGGCGAAAAGAATAACTGTTGAATAG
- a CDS encoding restriction endonuclease subunit S: MNNGWKEYCLEDLLSYEQPTPYIVESTEYSDAFETPVLTAGASFILGYTDEAEGIYDQIPVIIFDDFTTASKYVNFPFKVKSSAMKILTANKELVLPKFIYYRMQTIKFEHSTHKRYWIQQYSKIKVAVPSLSEQKRIVDKIEELFSELDSAVEILKKTKEQLAVYRQSVLESAFEGKYTIDWRKQNKYSVSEFKKELHKKRCDAGNTSEYQLMEEITLPLIPKGWDWVFVGDIVTSPEYGTSKKSLKNGKVPVLRMGNMKNGSIDWGDLVYSNDKEDNKKYCLHDQDVLFNRTNSPEHVGKTSIFKGEQEAIFAGYIIRINQLPEINAQYLTYYMNSHTAKKYSNKVKTDGVNQSNINGKKLLSYPFPLCTREEQDKIVDEIEIRLSKCDSIEKTVNEALIQADAMRQSVLKKAFEGGL, from the coding sequence ATGAATAATGGTTGGAAAGAATATTGCTTAGAAGATTTGCTGTCCTATGAGCAGCCAACTCCGTATATAGTTGAATCTACGGAGTATAGTGATGCGTTTGAAACGCCAGTTTTAACTGCTGGCGCATCCTTTATTCTTGGGTATACAGATGAAGCGGAAGGAATTTATGATCAAATCCCTGTAATCATTTTTGATGATTTTACCACAGCTTCAAAATATGTCAATTTCCCATTCAAGGTAAAATCTTCTGCGATGAAAATTTTGACAGCCAATAAAGAATTGGTTTTGCCGAAATTTATCTATTATCGCATGCAAACGATAAAGTTTGAACATAGCACACATAAGCGGTATTGGATTCAGCAATACTCTAAAATAAAGGTTGCAGTTCCTTCTTTGTCGGAACAAAAACGAATTGTAGATAAGATTGAAGAACTATTTTCTGAATTGGACAGTGCCGTTGAAATCCTTAAAAAGACCAAAGAACAACTCGCCGTCTATCGCCAATCTGTTTTAGAAAGTGCATTTGAAGGGAAGTACACAATTGACTGGAGAAAACAAAATAAATATTCAGTCAGTGAATTCAAAAAAGAGTTGCATAAAAAAAGATGTGATGCAGGAAACACCTCTGAATATCAACTTATGGAAGAAATAACTCTACCTTTAATTCCAAAAGGATGGGATTGGGTATTCGTTGGCGATATTGTAACATCTCCAGAATATGGGACATCAAAAAAATCGCTGAAAAATGGTAAAGTTCCCGTTCTTAGAATGGGAAATATGAAAAACGGATCTATTGATTGGGGTGATTTGGTTTATTCCAATGATAAAGAGGACAACAAGAAGTATTGTCTTCATGATCAAGATGTCTTGTTTAATAGAACTAACAGCCCTGAACATGTTGGCAAAACATCTATATTTAAGGGCGAGCAAGAAGCAATTTTTGCAGGTTATATTATTAGAATAAATCAGTTGCCAGAAATAAATGCTCAATATCTGACTTATTACATGAATAGTCATACGGCAAAGAAATATTCTAACAAAGTTAAGACTGATGGCGTTAATCAATCTAATATAAATGGAAAAAAATTATTGTCCTATCCATTCCCTTTGTGCACGCGGGAGGAACAAGATAAAATTGTTGATGAAATTGAGATTAGGCTATCAAAATGTGATAGTATTGAAAAAACTGTAAACGAAGCTTTAATCCAAGCCGATGCAATGCGTCAAAGCGTTCTCAAAAAAGCCTTTGAAGGAGGTCTTTAA
- a CDS encoding DUF1016 family protein, with amino-acid sequence MAKKSINILDKDYTRWVKELSTCYRKSQIKAAVKVNSEMLRYYWELGRDIVTKQAESKWGCGFMKNFYLMYRPYLENAPKIGEQKEDFPITPQVVEQIAHDFFSIPWGHHRFLIDRFQNYPQKALFFARQTVENGWSRSTLLNALSTDLYERQGKALTNFERTLPAATSDLAQELTKDPYNFAFTGISGRYNEKLLKDGLLNNITRFLVELGTGFAYVGREYGIMVGERERFMDLLFYNLNLSCYVVVEVKIGRFEFADIGQLGGYMVACNHILKKEGRDNPTIGLLICKEKDKVQAQYALESSTQPISISEYELEKFYPEKVEGTMPTIEELEQRLSSW; translated from the coding sequence ATGGCAAAGAAGTCCATCAATATCTTGGACAAGGATTACACCCGCTGGGTAAAGGAACTCTCTACCTGTTACCGCAAGAGCCAAATTAAGGCGGCGGTAAAGGTAAATAGCGAAATGTTGCGCTACTACTGGGAATTGGGACGCGATATTGTAACCAAGCAGGCCGAAAGCAAATGGGGCTGCGGCTTCATGAAGAACTTTTATCTTATGTATCGCCCCTATTTGGAAAATGCTCCCAAGATCGGGGAACAAAAGGAGGATTTTCCAATTACTCCACAAGTTGTGGAGCAAATTGCTCATGACTTCTTTTCTATTCCATGGGGACATCACCGTTTTTTAATCGATCGATTTCAAAATTATCCACAAAAGGCCCTGTTTTTTGCTCGCCAGACGGTAGAAAATGGCTGGAGCCGCTCTACGCTCTTGAATGCGCTCTCTACCGACCTTTACGAGCGCCAGGGAAAGGCGTTGACGAATTTCGAGAGGACTCTCCCTGCAGCGACAAGCGACCTGGCTCAGGAACTGACAAAGGATCCTTACAATTTCGCGTTTACGGGTATTTCGGGCCGCTATAACGAGAAATTGTTGAAAGATGGCCTGCTGAACAATATTACCCGTTTTTTGGTAGAACTGGGCACGGGCTTTGCGTATGTCGGCAGGGAATATGGCATCATGGTCGGCGAAAGAGAAAGGTTTATGGACTTGCTTTTCTACAACCTGAACCTTTCCTGTTATGTCGTTGTCGAGGTGAAAATCGGGCGGTTCGAGTTTGCCGATATCGGGCAGTTGGGCGGCTACATGGTGGCATGCAACCATATCCTTAAAAAGGAAGGGCGTGACAACCCGACAATCGGTCTGCTGATTTGCAAGGAAAAGGACAAGGTGCAGGCACAGTACGCTCTGGAATCCAGTACGCAACCTATCAGTATATCTGAATACGAACTGGAGAAGTTCTACCCCGAAAAAGTAGAGGGAACAATGCCTACCATCGAGGAACTTGAACAGAGACTTTCTTCTTGGTGA
- a CDS encoding response regulator transcription factor: MKKMYINYLIVRKNMLYSKKNTPKRSNKMCLSKIIGFFKKKRPLPHRSLHDIKNACRILFIDDHKFGLVDRLKTQEGWKNTTWIKDLDSISQTELLDAHIVLVDVQGVGKKMKFEDEGLGLIVAIKENYPLKKVIMYSAENQGQIDSFHKASNVVDYRLRKNSTQYEFNVAIETLANEAFSLENCIARLKQTLYNEYSLKLTDKQIEEKLMKVDAEHLDERSIASVFNLQNAAAVAQIIQLFYTLGMPK, from the coding sequence ATGAAAAAAATGTATATAAACTATTTGATTGTTAGAAAAAATATGTTATATTCAAAAAAAAATACCCCAAAAAGGAGTAATAAAATGTGTTTATCAAAAATAATTGGATTTTTTAAAAAGAAACGCCCTCTTCCCCATAGGAGCCTTCACGATATCAAGAATGCTTGCAGAATTTTATTTATTGATGATCATAAATTTGGTCTTGTTGATCGATTGAAAACGCAGGAGGGGTGGAAAAATACTACTTGGATTAAAGATTTGGATAGTATTTCGCAAACAGAGCTATTGGATGCTCATATTGTACTTGTTGATGTACAAGGGGTTGGGAAAAAAATGAAATTTGAGGATGAGGGGCTTGGGCTGATTGTGGCTATAAAAGAAAATTATCCGTTAAAGAAGGTTATTATGTATAGCGCGGAGAACCAAGGACAGATTGATTCGTTCCACAAAGCAAGTAATGTGGTGGATTATCGATTAAGGAAGAATTCAACTCAATATGAGTTTAATGTTGCAATAGAAACATTGGCTAATGAAGCGTTCAGTCTAGAAAATTGTATTGCAAGGTTAAAACAAACGTTATATAATGAGTATTCTCTAAAACTGACCGATAAGCAAATAGAAGAAAAATTGATGAAGGTGGATGCAGAGCATTTGGATGAACGCTCAATTGCTTCTGTGTTTAATCTTCAGAACGCTGCTGCGGTAGCACAAATAATTCAGTTATTCTATACTCTAGGAATGCCAAAATGA
- a CDS encoding DUF262 domain-containing protein has translation MKAESKSFSFLGEIQTFEIPFFQRAYVWKKDNWAELLEDLKNVNRRHFLGSIILKKINDPSASVFGATTRVSVIDGQQRLTTLSILIKAIFDCFDEATKANTLDAMKSTLFYKKKKTESAYHIKVKHSKIDRPDFEKVIGSVSATGISSIDYSEVKNLDVADDNSNHRILCCYKFFYDELKDCSQNTLSDIFNGLLDEENKMIVVIALDDDDHEQQIFDTINSAGVRLTSTDIVKNALFQKLMEYDKDEESVYEFYTNTWDKVFSVDDDAQSYWSKKKTVGRIQRDNSEMLLQAVAIIEEIFDPSEHTLTDIPDLYKKYISTRNEVEVKGFINKIIDYAKIYRNHVPEMSKTTHYSYNEDVKRLFHILDVLGLTTFTPYILFLLKKYEKDQDTLLARLKDLENFVIRRMIHHESTQGYNKNCLDFIKNEEKAGEMAALITNDEILEGLSKINNREATLLLFWVELNRRSQSPMYDVKELLYEYTLEHIMPQKWEEHWSNLPYVNINGSLIANADEGKRKRYFMVYSLGNMTLLNGKLNAAIRNNEFKVKMEGTPKRKGVKNFASLNITKEDIIQNIYEKGIDWNERRIYERQVHLTKEILDMWSIGNNDITIPDSINVAPNTPKDPFKRAVPKKMSSGIRVVKDDDTIIVGETAAEVLVETMKALIGIYGLDKVCKNPSVPSLTKKGPFPQSSKPIGNGYYVNTCNNTNDKIKALKKYFEHLGLNWKIEKVEKG, from the coding sequence ATGAAAGCAGAATCTAAATCTTTCTCTTTTTTGGGCGAAATTCAAACATTTGAAATTCCTTTTTTTCAGCGTGCTTATGTTTGGAAAAAGGATAACTGGGCTGAACTCCTAGAAGATTTAAAGAATGTGAATCGCAGGCACTTTCTGGGTTCGATAATTCTCAAAAAAATTAACGACCCAAGCGCTAGTGTTTTTGGAGCGACAACGCGTGTAAGTGTCATTGATGGCCAACAACGCCTGACAACACTAAGCATTTTGATTAAGGCTATTTTTGATTGCTTCGATGAGGCTACAAAAGCAAATACATTGGATGCAATGAAAAGTACCCTTTTCTATAAAAAGAAAAAGACAGAATCCGCTTATCATATAAAAGTTAAACATTCAAAAATTGATCGCCCCGATTTTGAGAAAGTTATCGGGTCTGTATCTGCAACAGGCATTTCCTCTATTGATTATTCTGAAGTGAAAAACTTGGATGTCGCAGATGATAATTCTAATCACAGGATTCTGTGCTGTTATAAGTTTTTTTATGATGAACTTAAAGACTGTTCTCAAAATACTTTGAGTGACATTTTCAATGGATTGCTGGATGAAGAAAACAAGATGATTGTCGTTATCGCATTAGATGATGATGATCACGAACAGCAGATATTTGATACAATCAATAGTGCTGGAGTTCGTTTAACATCGACAGACATTGTTAAAAATGCATTGTTCCAAAAATTAATGGAATACGACAAGGACGAAGAAAGCGTTTATGAGTTTTATACGAACACCTGGGATAAGGTCTTTAGTGTAGATGATGATGCTCAATCCTATTGGAGTAAGAAAAAAACGGTCGGCCGTATTCAACGTGATAACAGTGAAATGTTACTCCAGGCCGTTGCTATTATAGAAGAAATATTTGACCCTAGCGAGCATACTTTAACAGATATTCCGGATTTATATAAGAAGTATATTAGCACGAGGAATGAAGTCGAAGTTAAAGGTTTTATCAATAAAATTATTGACTATGCCAAGATTTATCGAAACCATGTTCCTGAAATGAGTAAGACAACTCATTATTCCTACAATGAGGATGTAAAGCGGCTTTTCCATATACTTGATGTACTTGGCTTGACAACATTCACTCCGTATATATTGTTCTTGTTGAAAAAGTATGAAAAAGATCAGGATACATTGCTGGCTAGGTTAAAAGACCTTGAAAATTTTGTTATTCGCCGAATGATTCATCACGAAAGTACTCAAGGATATAATAAGAATTGCCTGGACTTCATAAAAAATGAAGAAAAAGCCGGCGAAATGGCAGCATTGATTACGAATGACGAGATTCTAGAAGGACTTTCTAAAATCAATAACAGAGAAGCGACTTTGTTGCTTTTCTGGGTGGAATTGAATCGCCGTAGTCAATCTCCTATGTATGATGTGAAAGAATTGTTATACGAATACACTCTTGAACATATTATGCCTCAAAAATGGGAAGAGCATTGGAGCAATTTGCCCTATGTAAATATTAATGGTTCCTTAATTGCGAATGCTGATGAAGGTAAGCGGAAACGTTACTTTATGGTGTATTCCTTGGGAAATATGACCTTGCTGAATGGAAAATTGAATGCCGCTATTCGCAATAATGAATTCAAAGTGAAAATGGAGGGTACTCCAAAGCGTAAGGGAGTAAAAAATTTCGCTTCGCTAAACATCACTAAAGAGGATATTATTCAGAATATCTACGAGAAGGGTATTGATTGGAACGAAAGACGAATTTATGAACGCCAAGTTCACTTGACGAAAGAAATTCTTGATATGTGGAGCATTGGTAACAATGATATCACTATTCCAGATTCTATAAATGTTGCTCCGAATACTCCGAAAGACCCGTTTAAACGTGCAGTACCGAAGAAAATGTCTTCGGGCATACGAGTTGTTAAAGATGATGACACGATAATTGTAGGTGAAACCGCAGCTGAAGTTCTTGTGGAAACTATGAAAGCACTTATTGGAATTTATGGATTGGATAAGGTTTGCAAAAATCCTAGCGTCCCTTCGCTTACCAAAAAAGGCCCATTTCCTCAGTCTTCGAAACCTATTGGCAATGGATATTATGTTAATACATGTAATAATACAAATGACAAAATTAAGGCGTTGAAGAAGTATTTTGAACACCTTGGCTTAAATTGGAAGATAGAGAAGGTGGAGAAGGGGTGA
- a CDS encoding SAM-dependent DNA methyltransferase: MSEQSSSIVSKVWSLCGPLRDDGVSYGDYLEQLTYLIFLKMSDEYSKPPYKRDTGIPKGYGWSDMVLLKGSELENQYKLTLEKLGEQGGILGKIFKGATNKISKAAILARVVSMIDSEKWVSMSSDVKGEIYEGLLQKNAEDVKSGAGQYFTPRPLIRAMVKCLRPEPMKTIADPCCGSGGFFLAAQEFIADPNNYTLDRKQKEFLKNKTFHGNELVTNTFKLCLMNLYLHNIGDIYGELPVTQGDALLTDPGIRVDYVLTNPPFGKKSSITFTNEEGENEDEDLVYNREDFWATSSNKQLNFIQHINTILNATGKAAVVLPDNVLFEGGVGETIRQKLLWTTDLHTILRLPTGIFYKPGVKANVLFFDKKPASKEMQTKEIWIYDFRTNIHFTLKQNPLADKDLQDFIKCYNPENRFERKETYNEKKNPEGRFRKFKVEEILKRDKTSLDIFWIKDKSLADLDNLPSPDELADDIIENLQSALQSFQELKGKLG, encoded by the coding sequence ATGTCCGAACAGTCTTCTTCTATCGTTTCCAAAGTCTGGAGTTTGTGTGGCCCGTTGCGTGATGACGGTGTTTCGTATGGCGACTATCTGGAACAACTCACGTATTTGATTTTCCTGAAAATGTCAGATGAATATTCCAAGCCGCCTTACAAGCGCGATACGGGTATTCCCAAGGGCTACGGCTGGTCCGATATGGTCTTGCTGAAAGGCTCCGAACTCGAAAACCAGTATAAACTCACGCTCGAAAAGTTGGGCGAACAGGGCGGTATTCTGGGCAAGATTTTCAAGGGTGCTACGAACAAAATTAGCAAGGCTGCAATTCTTGCCCGTGTTGTGTCCATGATCGATAGCGAAAAATGGGTTTCGATGTCTTCGGATGTGAAGGGCGAAATTTATGAAGGCCTGCTCCAGAAAAACGCAGAAGACGTCAAGAGCGGTGCGGGCCAGTATTTCACGCCACGTCCGTTGATTCGAGCCATGGTCAAGTGCCTGCGCCCCGAACCCATGAAAACCATTGCCGACCCCTGTTGCGGTTCCGGCGGATTCTTCCTTGCTGCACAGGAATTCATCGCCGACCCGAATAATTACACGCTTGACCGCAAGCAGAAGGAATTCCTCAAGAACAAGACTTTCCACGGCAACGAACTGGTGACGAACACTTTCAAACTTTGCCTGATGAACCTGTATCTGCACAACATCGGCGACATCTACGGTGAACTGCCTGTAACCCAGGGCGACGCCTTGCTCACCGACCCTGGAATCCGCGTCGATTATGTGCTCACTAACCCGCCCTTTGGAAAGAAGTCTTCCATCACGTTCACCAACGAAGAAGGCGAAAACGAAGACGAAGATTTGGTCTATAACCGCGAAGATTTCTGGGCGACAAGTTCCAACAAACAGTTGAATTTCATTCAGCACATCAATACCATTCTGAATGCAACGGGCAAGGCCGCCGTCGTGCTGCCCGACAACGTTCTCTTTGAAGGCGGCGTCGGCGAAACCATCCGCCAAAAATTGCTCTGGACAACAGACCTGCATACGATTCTTCGCTTGCCCACGGGCATCTTCTACAAGCCGGGTGTCAAGGCGAACGTGCTTTTCTTCGACAAGAAACCCGCCAGCAAAGAAATGCAGACCAAGGAAATCTGGATTTACGATTTCCGCACCAATATTCATTTCACGCTAAAGCAGAACCCGCTTGCTGACAAGGATTTGCAGGACTTTATCAAGTGTTACAATCCTGAAAACCGCTTTGAACGCAAGGAAACCTACAACGAAAAGAAAAATCCCGAAGGACGCTTCCGCAAGTTCAAAGTCGAAGAAATCCTGAAGCGCGACAAGACAAGCCTCGACATCTTCTGGATCAAGGATAAGTCCCTTGCCGACCTCGATAACCTCCCTTCTCCCGACGAACTTGCTGACGACATCATCGAAAACCTCCAAAGCGCATTGCAGAGCTTCCAGGAACTGAAAGGGAAATTGGGGTAA
- a CDS encoding sensor histidine kinase, whose amino-acid sequence MTIEKTDDVKRMECKYESSSMGRKRWLKEKKKCNGGFVYLEIDDSTVTKKLFSRHMLFVEAFSKEMFENRNQLQKNIEAKVRRLKHNIANHCAKMQDELEEIIPSDFTEKKDNWIESVKKIRETIASNNEASARTLLRVLKYVKMLNAELDVYDVVNSENTELNFLNHNIRKVVDLSIQPFFLDFLEKRIRPDIGKAASFVHIDFPTVSVVLSHIWDNAVKYCYPRDPFSIVFKENETDVLVVISMTSLLVEKDEIEKLYIEKYSGKWSKEYGLNGDGIGMFYVKKLMELNKGSIRFIPGNEKFKFDNKPYAENVIELQFPKVRHGPVSI is encoded by the coding sequence ATGACCATAGAAAAAACTGATGATGTGAAAAGAATGGAATGTAAATATGAATCATCTTCGATGGGACGTAAACGATGGCTAAAAGAGAAAAAGAAATGCAATGGCGGTTTTGTTTACTTAGAAATAGATGACTCGACTGTAACAAAAAAATTGTTTTCAAGACATATGTTATTTGTTGAAGCGTTTTCTAAGGAGATGTTTGAGAATCGAAATCAACTACAAAAAAATATTGAAGCGAAAGTACGACGATTAAAGCATAATATTGCGAATCATTGCGCAAAAATGCAAGACGAACTTGAGGAAATAATTCCATCGGATTTCACAGAAAAAAAGGACAATTGGATAGAGTCTGTAAAAAAAATTCGTGAAACAATAGCCTCTAACAATGAAGCCTCTGCAAGAACATTATTAAGAGTTTTGAAGTATGTGAAAATGTTGAATGCGGAACTTGATGTTTATGATGTTGTTAATTCGGAAAACACCGAATTGAATTTTTTAAATCATAATATTCGAAAAGTTGTTGATTTATCAATACAGCCTTTTTTTCTTGATTTTTTGGAAAAAAGAATTCGTCCTGATATCGGAAAGGCTGCAAGTTTTGTTCATATTGACTTTCCTACTGTGTCCGTCGTCCTTTCTCATATATGGGATAATGCTGTAAAGTATTGCTATCCAAGAGATCCATTTAGCATTGTTTTTAAAGAAAATGAAACGGATGTACTTGTGGTGATATCAATGACAAGTTTGTTAGTTGAAAAAGATGAAATTGAAAAATTATATATTGAAAAATATTCGGGAAAGTGGTCAAAGGAATATGGTTTAAATGGCGATGGAATTGGTATGTTTTATGTAAAAAAATTAATGGAGCTGAATAAGGGCTCAATACGTTTTATTCCTGGAAATGAAAAGTTTAAATTTGACAATAAACCCTATGCAGAGAACGTAATAGAACTCCAATTTCCTAAAGTAAGGCATGGCCCGGTTTCAATTTGA